The DNA region ATTGATAAGTTAGCGGCGGCGCTAATATTGCAAAACTATTTAGATCGAAAAGGAAAACTAGTGAACGCAAGCGGCACTAAGATGACCTTTGATTAATTATGGAGGAACTACCATGGATGAAGAACAAGATGTCATTACATTGATTGATGAAAAAGGTAACGAAGAATTATTTGATATTTTATTTGCTTTTGACGAAACTGAAAAATATAATAAGCGTTATATTTATGTGGTTGCGGCTGGCACTGAAGATGAGGATGAGGTTGATATTCAAGCCTTTAGTTCAGATATTGCGGATACAGAAGTTGCGGCTGAAGGTA from Weissella diestrammenae includes:
- a CDS encoding DUF1292 domain-containing protein, coding for MDEEQDVITLIDEKGNEELFDILFAFDETEKYNKRYIYVVAAGTEDEDEVDIQAFSSDIADTEVAAEGTLDQIEDEDEWRMVEERLNQWLEENEED